The following proteins are encoded in a genomic region of Arachis ipaensis cultivar K30076 chromosome B02, Araip1.1, whole genome shotgun sequence:
- the LOC107625882 gene encoding uncharacterized protein LOC107625882 isoform X2, with the protein MHWEIFHSYPSCLFIGIDDPYEPASSYELALLASYSEDELAAAYHYFRSLVVESRFSTARDNLIATFEKLYLQLLYQFEQLYFYRAPTKSSKTTGLHKRKQISSKTTRMLLYAI; encoded by the exons ATGCATTGGGAAATCTTTCACAGCTATCCTTCTT GTTTGTTCATTGGTATTGACGATCCATATGAACCAGCAAGTAGTTATGAA CTTGCCTTATTGGCTTCATATTCTGAGGATGAGCTGGCAGCTGCTTATCATTATTTTAGGAGTTTGGTTGTGGAGAGTCGATTTTCAACTGCCAGAGATAATTTGATTGCTACATTTGAGAAG CTCTACTTGCAACTTCTTTACCAATTCGAGCAATTGTACTTCTACAGAGCTCCTACAAAGAGCAGCAAGACCACAG GTTTGCACAAGAGGAAGCAAATCTCATCCAAAACGACACGTATGTTACTTTATGCAATTTAA
- the LOC107625882 gene encoding protein SMG7-like isoform X1 encodes MLVYKGLYGEDDSVKQEFAAASSYYLQANSLWPSSGNPHHQLALLASYSEDELAAAYHYFRSLVVESRFSTARDNLIATFEKLYLQLLYQFEQLYFYRAPTKSSKTTGLHKRKQISSKTTRMLLYAI; translated from the exons ATGCTTGTTTACAAAGGACTGTATGGCGAAGATGACTCAGTGAAGCAAGAGTTTGCAGCAGCTTCTAGTTACTATTTACAAGCTAATTCTCTATGGCCTTCTAGTGGAAATCCCCATCATCAG CTTGCCTTATTGGCTTCATATTCTGAGGATGAGCTGGCAGCTGCTTATCATTATTTTAGGAGTTTGGTTGTGGAGAGTCGATTTTCAACTGCCAGAGATAATTTGATTGCTACATTTGAGAAG CTCTACTTGCAACTTCTTTACCAATTCGAGCAATTGTACTTCTACAGAGCTCCTACAAAGAGCAGCAAGACCACAG GTTTGCACAAGAGGAAGCAAATCTCATCCAAAACGACACGTATGTTACTTTATGCAATTTAA